The DNA sequence GAGGAGGCGGGGGCGTTCGCCATCGTGCTGGAGTGCCTCCCGGCGGAGCTTGCCGCCCGGGTCACGGCGTCGGTCGGCATCCCCACCATCGGGATCGGGGCGGGCCCGTCCTGCGACGGGCAGATCCTCGTGCTCAACGACATCCTCGGCCTCTCCCCCGGTCGCGCCGCCCGCTTCGTGAAGGTCTATGCGGATCTGGGGAAGGGGATGCGGGAGGCGGTCTCGCAGTACGCGGCGGAGGTCCGCACCGGGCGGTACCCGGACGCCGGGCACTCGTACCGATAAACGGACGGCGCGCGGGGAAATCGGCGCCTGCCGGATGCGCACGCCGGCGCGGCGATCCGACCGCGCGGAGAGGGGGGACGGATCGATGAAGATCATCAGCACGGTCAAGGAGATGCAGCGCTACGTCAAGCACAACTACAAGCGGGCGCGCAGGATCGCCCTCGTGCCCACCATGGGAGCGTTCCACGACGGACACACGATGCTGATGCGCCAGGCGCGGCAGCAGTGCGACCGGCTGGTGGTGAGCATCTTCATCAACCCGCTCCAGTTCGGCGAGGGGGAGGATTTCGCCAGGTACCCCCGCGACATGGAGGCGGACCTCGCCGTCGCCAGGGAGTGCCGGGCGAACGTCGTCTTCACCCCGAGCAGCGCGGAGCTGTACCCGCCGGGCTACTCCACCTTCGTCACCGAGGAGCAGCTCAGCCGGAGGCTCTGCGGCCCGTTCCGCCCGGGCCATTTCCGGGGCGTGGCGACCGTCGTCGCGAAGCTGTTCAACATCGTCAGGCCGCACACGGCGTACTTCGGCCAGAAGGACGCGCAACAGTGCGCGGTGATCCGCAAGATGGTCGCGGACCTGAACTACCCGGTCCGCATCGTCGTGATGCCCACCGTCCGAGAGAAGAACGGGCTCGCCTGCTCGTCCCGCAACAGATACCTGAGCGCCCGGGAGAGGAGGGAGGCCGCGGTCTTGAACAGCTCCCTCCAGAAGGCGCAGGAGATGGTTCGGGCGGGGGTCCGCGAGGTGCAGGCGATCCTCGGGGCGGTCCGGGGCTCCGTCGCGGCGGCGCCGCTCGTCCGCATCGAGTACCTCGAAACGGTCGATCCCGACACGCTCGAACGCGTGTCGAAGGTGAACGACAAGACGTTGCTCGCGATCGCGGCGCGCGTCGGTCAAAGCCGTCTCATCGACAATATCGTCCTCGAGCCCTGACGGGGCGCAGGAGGGGGCGCGATGGAGTCCCGCGACGAGTGCATCGCGCGGATCGTTCGTCTCAAGGCCGCGCGGGGCGCCGTGATCCTCGCGCACAACTACCAGCGCGGCGAGGTGCAGGATATCGCCGACTTCACCGGCGACTCGCTGGAGCTGAGCCGCCGCGCCGCCGCCACCGACGCCCGGGTGATCGTCTTCTGCGGCGTCTATTTCATGGCGGAGAGCGCCCGGATCCTGAACCCGAACAAAACGGTCCTTTTGCCCGAGCGGGAGGCGGGCTGCCCGCTCGCCGAGATGCTCGATGCCGCCCAGCTCAGGGACTGGAAGGCCGCCCATCCGGGGCGCCCGGTCGTCACCTACATCAACTCCAGCGCGGCGGTGAAGGCGGAGAGCGACATCTGCTGCACCTCGTCGAACGCCGCGTCCGTCGTGGAGTCGCTCGATGCGCAGGAGATCCTCTTCGGGCCCGACATGAATCTCGGGGCGTGGGTGCAGGCGCACACGCGGAAGCGGCTCATCGTCTGGAACGGCTACTGCGCGACGCACGCCTGGGTGCGGCCGGAGGAGATCCTCGACGCCAAACGCGCCCATCCAAACGCCGTCGTGGTGGCGCACCCCGAGTGCGGTCCGAAGATCACCGCGCTCGCCGACCGCGTCTGCAGCACCTCCGGGATGCTCGCCTTCGTCCGCTCCTCCCCCGCGGAGGAGTTCATCATCGTCACCGAGGCGGGGATGCTGCACCGTCTCTCCCGCGACAATCCCGGCACGCGCTTCCACCTCGGCTCCCCCCGCCTCTTCTGCCCGAACATGAAGCGCACCACGCTCGCCTCCGTCGCGGAATCGCTCGAGCGGATGCAGCACGAGATCCGCGTGGAGGAGGGGATCCGCCTCCGCGCCGCCCGCGCCCTGGAGAGGATGCTGGAGGTGCGGGCGTGAGCCGCCTCGCCGCCGCGGGCCCGGGGCGAGACGGGGCGGGGCCCGGCCCGCTCCTCGAGGTCACCGGTCTGAAAAGGCATTTCGCCGCGCGGGGGGGGATCTTCGCGAAGGGCGGCGCGCCGGTCCGCGCGGTGGACGGGGTCTCCTTCTCGATCGGGCGCGGCGAGGCGCTCGGCCTTGTCGGGGAGAGCGGCTGCGGCAAGACGACGGTGGGGAAGACGATCCTGCGCCTCGTCGAGCCCGACGCGGGGTCCGTCCGCTTCGACGGCGTCGAGATCTCCTCCCTTTCGGCGCCCGACCTCCGGCGGATGCGCCGGAGGATGCAGTTCGTCTTCCAGGACCCGGCATCCTCGCTCGATCCGCGGATGACGGTGGGGGGGACGGTGGGCGAGCCGCTGCGCGTCCACGGCCTCGCGAGGGGCCGCCTCCTCGGGGAGAGGATCGCGGCGCTTCTCCGGCAGGTGGGGCTCCCCCCCTCGGCGGTCAACGCCTACCCGCACGAGTTCAGCGGCGGCCAGCGGCAGCGGATAGGGATCGCCCGGGCCCTGGCCCTCGGCCCGGAGTTCCTCGTCCTCGACGAGCCGGTCTCCGCGCTCGACGTCTCGATCCAGGCCCAGATCATCACCCTCATCGAGGACCTCCAGGAGGAGCGCAACCTCTCCTACCTGTTCATCTCGCACGACCTGCGCGTCGTGGAGCAGATCGCCGACCGGGTGGCGGTGATGTACCTCGGCCTCCTCGTCGAGGAGGCCGGCAGGGACGCGCTCTACGAACGGCCGCTCCACCCGTACACGCAGGCGCTCATCGCGGCGGTGCCGGAGGTCGGCAAGGCGGCGCGCCGCAACCGCGGCGGGATCCGCGGCGAACCGGCCTCGCCGTCCGCGCCGCCCCCGGGGTGCCGCTTCCACCCGCGCTGTCCGCGCCGGATGCCGGTCTGCCCGGAGCGGCCCCCGCGGTTCGCCGAACCCGAGCCCGGACACCGGGTGGCGTGCTGGCTCTACAGATGAACGATCGACGCGGAGGCGACCGGATGAGGAGGGAAACGGGGATGCGCCTGCGCGGGGGCGCGCGGGGCGGCGCCGCCGCTGCCGCCGCCGTGCTGCTGGCGGCGGCCGGCTGCGGGGAAAAGCTCCCGCGCGCCGATTTCACCTTCGAGAACGGCTCCGACGTCCAGACGCTCGATCCCGCCCTGATGACCGGGCAGCCCGAGCACCGGATCGCGAACGCGATCTTCGAGGGGCTCACGGCCAGGAGCCCCGACGGCGCGACGATCGTGCCGGGCGTGGCGGAGTCGTGGGAGATCTCCCCCGACGGGCTGCGCTACACCTTCCGGCTCCGCGACTGCGTCTGGAGCGACGGGACGCCCCTGACCGCCGACGACTTCATCTACTCGTGGCGGCGCGTTCTCGACCCGTCGATGGGGGCCGCCTACTACGCCTACCAGCTCTTCTACATCCGCGGCGCCGAGGAGTTCAACGCGGGCGTCCTGAACGATTTCTCCCGCGTGGGGGTGCGCGCGCCCGATCCCCGGACCCTCGTGGTCGAGCTGAAGTCCCCGACGCCGTTCTTCCTGTACCTCACCTCGTTCTACACCCTCTTCCCCGTCAATCGGGCCTGCGTGGAGCGGCACGGCGATCTCTGGACGCGCCCCGGGAAGATCGTGAGCAACGGCCCCTTTGTTCTCGCGGAGTGGATCACCAGCCGCAGGATACGCCTCGTCCGGAACCCGCGCTACTGGGACCGGGACCGCGTCCGGCTCTCCACGATCGACGCGCTGCCGACCGAGAACGAGAGCACGGCGTTCAACCTGTACCTCACCGGCGGGGCCGACTGGGTGGACGGCGCCGGCATCC is a window from the Chlamydiota bacterium genome containing:
- a CDS encoding peptide ABC transporter substrate-binding protein, with the protein product MRRETGMRLRGGARGGAAAAAAVLLAAAGCGEKLPRADFTFENGSDVQTLDPALMTGQPEHRIANAIFEGLTARSPDGATIVPGVAESWEISPDGLRYTFRLRDCVWSDGTPLTADDFIYSWRRVLDPSMGAAYYAYQLFYIRGAEEFNAGVLNDFSRVGVRAPDPRTLVVELKSPTPFFLYLTSFYTLFPVNRACVERHGDLWTRPGKIVSNGPFVLAEWITSRRIRLVRNPRYWDRDRVRLSTIDALPTENESTAFNLYLTGGADWVDGAGIPLHLVDLLRTRPDFHKTTILVTYFYRFNVTRPPIDDPRVRKALALAADKKRITEKILRAGQLPATTLVSPSMPRYRPPEGLGYDPAEARRLLAEAGYPGGERFPETRILFNTSEAHKQIAVEMQAIWKENLGIQVELENQEWGTYLNSESALDYWISRAGWVADYPDPNTFLDMFVTGGGNNRTGWGNARYDELIAAAGGERDEKRRMDLLREAERILVVDEVPILPIYYYVSLSLYDADRIGGILPNPLDEHPLKHVFIR
- the nadA gene encoding quinolinate synthase NadA; protein product: MESRDECIARIVRLKAARGAVILAHNYQRGEVQDIADFTGDSLELSRRAAATDARVIVFCGVYFMAESARILNPNKTVLLPEREAGCPLAEMLDAAQLRDWKAAHPGRPVVTYINSSAAVKAESDICCTSSNAASVVESLDAQEILFGPDMNLGAWVQAHTRKRLIVWNGYCATHAWVRPEEILDAKRAHPNAVVVAHPECGPKITALADRVCSTSGMLAFVRSSPAEEFIIVTEAGMLHRLSRDNPGTRFHLGSPRLFCPNMKRTTLASVAESLERMQHEIRVEEGIRLRAARALERMLEVRA
- a CDS encoding ABC transporter ATP-binding protein, translating into MSRLAAAGPGRDGAGPGPLLEVTGLKRHFAARGGIFAKGGAPVRAVDGVSFSIGRGEALGLVGESGCGKTTVGKTILRLVEPDAGSVRFDGVEISSLSAPDLRRMRRRMQFVFQDPASSLDPRMTVGGTVGEPLRVHGLARGRLLGERIAALLRQVGLPPSAVNAYPHEFSGGQRQRIGIARALALGPEFLVLDEPVSALDVSIQAQIITLIEDLQEERNLSYLFISHDLRVVEQIADRVAVMYLGLLVEEAGRDALYERPLHPYTQALIAAVPEVGKAARRNRGGIRGEPASPSAPPPGCRFHPRCPRRMPVCPERPPRFAEPEPGHRVACWLYR
- a CDS encoding pantoate--beta-alanine ligase encodes the protein MKIISTVKEMQRYVKHNYKRARRIALVPTMGAFHDGHTMLMRQARQQCDRLVVSIFINPLQFGEGEDFARYPRDMEADLAVARECRANVVFTPSSAELYPPGYSTFVTEEQLSRRLCGPFRPGHFRGVATVVAKLFNIVRPHTAYFGQKDAQQCAVIRKMVADLNYPVRIVVMPTVREKNGLACSSRNRYLSARERREAAVLNSSLQKAQEMVRAGVREVQAILGAVRGSVAAAPLVRIEYLETVDPDTLERVSKVNDKTLLAIAARVGQSRLIDNIVLEP